From Mycobacterium colombiense CECT 3035:
CGATGTACAAGGCCGGCAAGCTGAACCTGGACGACATGATCACCCGGCAGTACAAGCTGGAGCAGATCAACGACGGCTACCAGGACATGCTGGACGGCAAGAACATTCGCGGCGTCATCCGGTTCACCGACGCCGACCGGTAACCACCTATCAGCCGCGTCCGCTCAGTGACCGGCTTCGGCCACCTCATGGCGCCGGGACGCATCGGCGCCATGAGCGTGCGCAACCGCCTGGTCATGTCTCCGATGGAGACGATGTACGGGACGCCGGACGGGCTGCCGTCACAGCGCACCCGCGACTACTTCGCCGCACGCGCCCGCGGCGGGGTCGGGCTGATCACGTTGGGCGCCACCGGGGTTGACCACCATCACCCCGAGACCCCCGGCGGCCTGCACCTGGCCACCGACGACGCCGTGAGCGCGCATCGTGCGCTGGTCGACGTGGTGCACGAGCACGGCGCCAAGATTCAGCCCCAGATCGTGCACGCGGGCCGGACGGCCTGGGGCCGGAGATCTTCGGCGTCGAATCGCTGGGGCCCTCGGTGATTCCCTCCTACCTCACCGGGCGCCCGTCGGCCGAGATCAGCCCGCAGCAGCTGACCGCGGTGTTCGATCTGTTCAAGGCCGCGGCCCGGCGCGCCGTCGAGGCCGGCTACGACGGCATCGAGCTGCACGCCGCGCATGGTTACATGCTGTTGGGCTCGTTCCTTGCCCCGCAACGCAATCGGCGCACCGACGACTATCGGGGTGACTCCGCCCGCGGCCGGGTGCGGGTGGTGCTCGAGGCGCTGGCCGCGATCCGGTCCGAGATCGGCGATGCCCTGCCGATCACACTGCGCATCTCCGGCTACGAACGCGTCGCCGGCGGCCGGGCCATCTACGAAACCGCCCGGCTGGCACCCGAACTCGTCGCCGCCGGCGTCGACGCCTTCCACGTCAGCGGCGGGGTGATCGATCGGCTGGTCACCGGCATGGTCAACGGCGCCGACGATGGCGACGAGCTCAACGTCGGCGCCGCGGCCGCCGTCAAGCAGGCGGTCGACGTGCCGGTGATCGCCGTCGGCCGCATCCACGACCCGGCCCGCGCCGAACGGATCCTGGCCGACGGCCGGGCGGACTTCATCGCGATGGGCCGCCCGCTGCTGGCCGACCCCGACCTGCCGCGCAAGATCGCATCCGGCGAGGCGCACCGGATCCGCAAGTGCATCTCGTGCGAAAACTGCATCGACGCAATGGAACAGCGCTTCTCCGTCGACTGTGCGGTCAACCCGCGGACCGGCAAGGAGCGTCAGCTGTCCGCGGTCCGCGCCGACCGCGCCAAACGAGTGGTGGTGATCGGCGGCGGGCCGGCCGGGCTGGAGGCCGCGCGGGTCGCGGCCGAGCGCGGCCACCACGTCACGCTGTTCGAGCGCGGCGCGCAGCTGGGCGGGGCGTTGCGCTGGGCCTCGGTGCTGCACCCGGAGAACCAGCCGTTCCTGCGCTACCTGTGCGACGAGGTCAGGGCGAGCAGCACCGAGGTGCGGCTGGGCCACCCGGCGTCGGTGCACGACGTCGTCGCGACCGCCCCGGACGCGGTAGTGGTGGCCACCGGCGGCCGTGTCGTCGTGCCCCCGATTCCCGGCGCCGACCGCGCGCACGTGCACACCGGGCCCGGCCTACGCGAATTACTCGGTGGCCGTGCGCCTTCCGGTGCCCCGGCCTGGCAGCGCATCGGCGCCTCGGCGTTGTCCGGGTGGCCGCAGCGGCTGGTGCGGCCCGCCGCGATCCGGTTCGCCAGCCGGGCCTGGATGCCGATAGGACGTCGCGTCGTCATCGTCGGCGGCGACCTGGTCGCCCTCGAATTGGCCGAATTCCTTGCCGGCCGGGGCCGATTGGTGGCCGTACTCGAAGCCGGCAAGGACATCGCTCCCGAAGTGGGCAACAAGCGCAAGACCGAACACATGGACCGTCTCGACCGACTGGGCGTCACCGTGCACGTCCGCGCGGCCACCGAACGCATCACCGCCGATGCGGTGGAATTCACCCCCGCGGGCGGAACCACCCGGCGGCTGGCCGCCGACAGCGTCGTGCTGGCCGGCACGGTCGAGCCCGACACCGCCCTGTTCGACGCGATCGTCGAGGCCCTGCCGGGCGCCGAGGTGCACGCCGCGGGCGACTGCACCGGACTCGGCCTGATCCGCAAAGCCACCGAGGACGGCGCGCGCGCCGCGTGCGCCATATGAGAAGACAGGAGAATCAACGATGACCCAAACCGCCCAATCCCCCGCACTGACGGCGTCGCAATCGTCCTGGCGTTGCGCACAGGCCAAGGACCGCGAGGGCTGGCTCGCGCTGATGACCGACGACGTCGTCATCGAGGATCCGATCGGCAAGTCCGTCACCAACCCCGACGGCACCGGGGTGCGCGGCAAGGCGGCCGTCGGGGAGTTCTTCGACAACAACATCGCGCAGAACCAGCTAACCATCACGTGCGAGGAGACCTTTCCGTCGAGTTCGCCCGACGAGATCGCTCATATTCTGGTGCTGCAGAGCAGGTTTGAAGGCGGAGTCACCAGCAAGGTGCGCGGCGTGTTCACCTACAAGGTCAACGAGGCCGGACTGATCACCAACATGCGCGGGTACTGGAACCTCGACGTGATGGAGTTCGGCAAGGAGGACTGAGTCGGCCCCTCGGCCGAAGTCGATTTCCCTAGCGGCGCGTGAAGATCAGGTGCGCGACGCCGCTGGGGCTGCTCACCGACTCCACCGCGTCGAATCGCCGCTCGAGGCCCTCCAGCCCGTCCCACAGCGGCTCCCCGCGCCCCAAGATGATCGGCACCACCGCGATGTGCAGATGGTCGACGAGGTCCGCGGCAAGGAATTGGCGGATGCTCGTCGGCCCACCCCCGAGGCGAATATCGCTGTCCCCGGCGGCTTTTCGTGCGATCTGGAGGGATTCGACGGGACTCGCGTCGATGAAGTGGAAAGTGGTGCCGCCGTCCATCTCGATCGAGGGCCGGGGGTGATGAGTGAGTACGAACACCGGGGTATGAAACGGCGGCTCCGTCCCCCACCAGCCTCTCCATTCTTCGCCGCCCTTGCCACCCGTCCACGGTCCGCGCTGCGGCCCGAACTTGTTGCGACCCATGATCTCGGCGCCGACGCCCGGCGCCCATTGGCTGGCCAGGGCGTCGTCGACGCCGGTGGCCCCGCCCGGCTCGCCGTGCATGGCGCGGAAGGTTCGTGTCGCGAAAAACCACTCGTGCAACCGTCCGGCGGCATGCCCGAACGGCGCATCCATGCTTTGGCCGATCCCCGTACCGAAGCCGTCGAGGGAAATCGAAAAGTTGTGCACGCGCACTCGTGACATAGGGACACTCTCCTGTTGTGGGCTGTCGCAGGATGGACCCGCGCCACCGGCCAAACTCATCGGTCCCTCGCCGGGATCGCCGTGTGGGGCTGTGTCCGAGGGTGACCACGGCACGGCCGCAATTTCGCCGAACCTATGCTGGGGCCATGGCGTCGATCTTCACCAAGATCATCAACCGTGAACTACCCGGCCGCTTCGTTTACGAGGACGACGACGTCGTCGCGTTCCTGACGATCGAGCCGATGACGCAGGGACACACGCTCGTCGTGCCCCGCGCCGAACTCGACAACTGGCAGGACGTCGACGGCCCGGCCTTCGCCCGGGTCATGGAGGTCAGCCAGTTGATCGGCAAGGCGGTGTGCAAGGCGTTCAGGACCGAGCGGTCCGGCCTGATCATCGCCGGGCTGGAGGTGCCCCACCTGCACGTGCACGTCTTCCCCACCCGCAGCCTCAGCGACTTCGGCTTCGCCAACGTCGACCGCAACCCATCGGCGGAATCGCTGGACGAGGCCCAGGCCAAGATCAAGGCGGCGCTGGCTCAGTTGGCGTGAGCCGGCTCGGGCGCGGACACGTCGCTGATGCGCGGCAGCGTCACCCGGAACCGGCAGCCCTCGCCCGGCGCGGTGGTCACGCTGACGGCGCCGCCGTGCGCGCGCACCAGCGACTCGACGATCGATAGCCCCAGGCCGGTACCCCCGCTGGCCCGGGCCCGCGACGAGTCGGTGCGATAGAACCGCTCGAAGACGCGCGACGCGTCCTCCTGGTTCATGCCGGGGCCCTGGTCCGCCACTTCGAGCACCGCGTCGTCGCCGTCGGTGCCGACCCGCACGGTGACGTCGGCGCTTTCAGGGGTGTGCTGCAGGGCGTTGGCGACCAGGTTGCTCAGCACCTGGCGGATCCGCGCCTCGTCGCCGAGCACCTCCGGGGTGCCGGGACCGTCGAGGACCTCCATGGTGATGGTGCGCCCGGGGTCGATCGCCTGCGCGTCGTGCACGGCGTCGCTGGCCAGCGCCAGCAGGTCCACCCGATGGTGTTCGAGGGGTCGTTGCACATCGAGGCGGGCCAGCAGCAGCAGGTCGTCGACCAGCAGGCCCATCCGGGACGCCTCGTTCTCGATCCGCGACAACAGCATCGCGACGTCGCGGGCGGCGCCCTGGCGGTACAGCTCGGCGAAGCCGCGGATGGTGGTCAGCGGGGTGCGCAGTTCGTGGCTGGCGTCGGTGATGAACCGGCGCATCCGGTCCTCGGAGCTGCGGGCCTTCTCCGCCGAGGACTCCGAGGACGCCAGCGCCTGCTGAATCTGCGCGAGCATCCCATTGAGCGCCTGGGACAGCCGGCCCACCTCGGTACGCGGATCTCGTTCCGGCACACGGCGATCCAGCTGACCGGAGGCGATCGCCGCGGCCGTGCGCTCGACCTCGACCAGCGGCCGCAGGCTGCGCTGCACCACCGCGAAGCTGGCGATGCCGACCACGGCCAGCACCGCCACCCCGATGCCCACCTGCAACCAGACCAGCCAGCTGAGCGTGTGCTGGACGTCGGACAGGTCGATCGCGACCGTCGTCAGCCCGTGCGGACCGTGCACCGACACGGCCCGCCACTGAATGTCCGAGCCGTTCACCGAGGGCAACGTCGTCGGGTTGGGGCCAACGTCGTTGTCCGCCGGTAACGCCGGTTCGGCGTTGCGGTCGTTGATGGCGGTGAACGGGGTGCCGTCGATGCTGACGCCGCGCACATAGAACTTCGACGGCGGCCGGCCCGGGTCGGGACCCTCGTAGGGTGGCGGCGACTGCCGCCGCGGGGCCTGTGCCCAGCCGCGCGACGCGTCGAGCAGTGTGGAGTCGATGCGGCTGACCAGGCTGTGCCGCAGGATCGACGTGACCGCGATGCCGGACACGGCCAGGCCGCAGGCGACCAGGGCCAGGGTCGCGGCGACGAGCCCTATCCGAAGGGGCAACCCACGTCGAGGCTTGGTGTCCATCTATCTACTTCTCGCTGCCGTCCGGCTCAGCGCGGTTCGCGCAGAACATAACCCACTCCGCGCAGGGTGTGCAGCAGGCGCTTTTCGCCGGTGTCGATCTTGCGGCGCAGGTACGACACGTAGGACTCGACGACATTGACGTCACCTCCGAAGTCGTAGCGCCACACATGGTCGAGGATCTTCGGCTTGCTCAACACCGTGCCGGCATTGATCACAAAGTAACGCAGCAGCGTGAATTCGGTCGGCGACAGCGATACCGGCTGACCCGCCTTCCACACTTCGTGGGTTTCCTCGTCGAGCTCGATGTCGGCGAAAGTGAGCCGCGCGCTGCGCGGTTCGGCGCCGCCTTTGCCGGCACGGCGCAGGATGACCCGCAACCGGGCGACGACCTCTTCGAGGCTGAACGGCTTGGTCACGTAGTCGTCACCGCCCAGCGTCAGCCCGGCGATCTTGTCCTGCAAGGAATCCCGCGCGGTCAAAAACAGTGCCGGCGCGTCGATGCCGTCGGCGCGCAGCCGCCGCAGCACCCCGAAGCCGTCCATGCCCGGCATCATCACGTCGAGGATCACGGCATCGGGTCGCGCCTCGCGCGCCCGATCCAGGGCCTGGGCTCCGTTGGTCGCGGTATAGACCTCGAAACCCTGAAATTTCAGACTCACCGAGAGCAGCTCGACGATGTTGGCTTCGTCATCGACGACGAGGATGCGGGCCTCCGGTTTGGTGTCGCTCGGGGTTGTCGATGTCATCAGATGCTCATGTCCCTTGCTTGAACGTTTGCTATGTGAAGGTTGTGTGCTTCCTGAAAGCTCAGTGCCAACAGACTGATAGTAGTCTGCCAGGGATCATCGCATTGCCTTGGGACGTAACGCCCTTTACCGGCCTGCGTCGCGAATAGACTCAGGGGATGAGCCTCGCCAGAAACATCGTCTCGGCCGCGACCGCGCCCGCCCGGGCGGGGCTGGCCGCCGCGGATGCGGGTCTGGGCGTCGCTAGCGCGGCCGTCGGCGTCGCGAAGCGTGCGCTGGGTGAGGGCGGTGCGGGCGGCACCAATGCGATGACGTCCATGCTGGGGATCGACGACGCGATCGTCCGGGCCAACCGGCTGGCCAGGCTGCTCGACGACGACGCCCCGCTGGGCAGGGCCATCGCGGCGGACGGTCCGATCGACCGCCTGCTGCGCCCGGGCGGGGTGGTCGACATGCTGACGGCGGAGGGCGGCCTGCTGGACCGGTTGACCGCCGAGGGCGGCGCGCTGCAACGCACGCTGCAGCCCGGCGGGCTGGCCGATCAACTGGTCGCCGAGGAAGGTCTGATCGAGCGGCTGCTGGCCGAGGACGGCCTGGCCGACCGGCTGCTGGCCGAGGGCGGCCTCGTCGACAAGCTGACGGCCAAGAACGGGCCGCTGGATCAGCTCGCCGACGTCGCCGACACCCTGGCCCGGCTCACACCCGGGATGGAGGCGCTCGAGCCCGCCATCGCCACGCTGCAAGACGCCGTCATCGCGCTCACGATGGTGGTCAACCCGCTGAGCAACATCGCCGACCGGATCCCGCTGCCGGGGCGCCGGCGTCCGTCGTCGCGGGCGGTGCGCTCAGCGCGCGTGATCGACACCGACGACTGACCGATTAGGCTGGGTCCGGTTTCAACCCCGCCTCCTTAGCTCAGTGGTAGAGCACTCGCCTTGTAAGCGAGCGGTCGTCAGTTCAATCCTGACAGGGGGCTCCATTCACTCCCGTCGGTGCTGGTAGACGAGCATTTTGCTTCGAGCGGCCGTCCGGCAGCGACTGTCGTCCCCACAATTTCGCCCGCACGGACGGCAACAGATGAGAGATCTGAGTCGAACGAATCGGCGTAAGCGTCCAGGATCATCGCCGCACCACGCGGCGAAACCGATCGGCTCGCCACAAATAGGGAATTCGCTCTAGAACGGTAGATCTATTACAGTGGGCGCATGGCTCGGCGCCGGCTCCACGCCCTTGATGACCTCCTCGATGCCGCCGAACGGCTCGTCGTCAGCGACAACCCCGCTGGGTTCACCTTGCGCGGCCTTGCCACCGCCGCAGGGGTCTCCAACGGCACGATCTACCACGCATTCCACTCCAGGGACGAGCTGCTCGCGAGGCTGTGGCTACGCGCGGCCGCACGCTTGGGCGCGATCATGAACGATGCCGTAAACGCCGCGACGAACGATTCTGGACCCGACGGGGCCCACCAAGCGGTCGTCGACACCGCACTGGCCCCGGCGATCCTGACACGCCGCTACCCCGCCAGCGCCCAGCTCTTTTTCGCCCAGCGACGCGATCAGCTGTTCTCGACAGACCTGACGGCAGAGACCGTCGCCGAACTGACACAGGTTCAAGAGCGCTTTGTTGCACTCCTGGTCCTCCTGGCCAGAGGCGTGTGGGACCGCGCCGACCGGATCGCTGTTGACGCGATCACCGCGTGCATCGTCGACATACCGGGAGGGATGCTTCGCCGCCGCCTGCTCGAAGACCGCCCGATCGACGCGGCCATCGAACGGCGGATGGAAGCTGCCGTGCGGGCAGTGCTGGCCGTCCCACTCGACCCGCCGGCCCCGCGTATTGACTGACCGAAAGGACTCCGTGTACACCCTGCACGTCACCAAGATGATCGCCGCTCCCATCGATGAGGTGTTTGACGCCTACACCGATCACGAGAGACTCTCTGAGGTCTTCGGGGTCCGAAGCTGTCGGGTGACTCGGCCCGGCGATACCGAGCGCAACGGGCTCGGCGCGGTCCGCGAACTCGACTGTGGCCCGATTCGGTTGTGCGAGGAGATCACCGGGTTCGAGCGCCCGCACCGGATGCAGTACCGGATCCGTGATTCCCGGCCACGCGCCGACCACCGCTATGGGCAGGTGGATTTCATCGAAACCGCGCAAGGCACGCAAGTCACCTGGACCACGATCTTCGGGATCCAAGCACCGTTGATCGGCAAAGTCCTCGATCCCGCGTTCGGTATCGGGTTCGGCGTCGCCTTTCGGCTGGTGCTGCGCAACGTCGAACGCCGAGTACTGACGGCCAGAAACGTCGACGCGTCACGCGGTGGTGCACACCTTGCTTCGCACAGGCCCGCACAAAGGCGGCCCTGATGTCCGCACGTCCGACGGATATTCTCACCCGGCCTGATGACGTCAACCTCGGGATTTACCGGTATGGCGACCCGTCCCACCCAACGGTGGTCCTGGTCCACGGATTCCCCGACGACCACAGGGTGTGGGACGGCGTGGTGGCGCGGCTGGCCGAGGACCACCACGTCGTGACTTACGACGTCCGCGGCGCCGGTACATCCTCGAAGCCGCGACGGATCGCCGACTACCGCCTGGACGCTCTCGCCGCCGACCTGCAGGCGGTTATCGACCACGTAGACGATGGTGGTGGCGTGCACCTCGTCGGCCACGACTGGGGCTCGGTACAGGGCTGGCACCTGGTGACCGATCCCGGACACCGCGGGGTGTTGTCCTACACGTCGATCTCCGGCCCGTGCGTCGACCACCTGCCCGGCTGGATCCGGCGCCGCGTGCGGGACGGTCGCTGGCAAGACGTCGTCGCGTTGTGGAAATCACCCATCTACATGGGTTTGTTGCAGATCCCGCTGCTGGCGCCTCTGTTGTGCCGGCTCGGCTTGGTCGACCTGAGCGTGGCCGCCGCCGTCAAGGTCTTCGAACGCCCAGACGACGACGCCGAATCGGCTACGGGCCGCAGCGCCCGCGCAAACGGTGCCGCGGTCCGGATGTATGCCGCCAACCTGCTCCCACGGCTGGCCCGCGCGGAGCGCGGCGGGACCGAAGTGCCGGTCCAGATCCTCACCCCCACGTCGGACGTCTTCATTCCGCCAGTCAGCCAGACCGACCCGCACCCCGACGTGCACACGGTGCACATCTCACCGGTGACGGGCGGACACTGGGCGCCGGCCCACAACCCGAGCGGTATCGCTTCCGCGGTTGTCGCGTGGATCGTGCGGTGGCAGCCGCGCCTGCCAGAAAGGCTGCAACGATGAACGATTCCCGCAAGGTCGCGCTCGCGCCTCGTCACGTCAGTTGGGACTGGTCCGGCCTCCCGATGCATTTCATGGGCGGGGACCCGATGGGGACCCACATCGCCAACGGGATGAACATGCTGCTGCCTGAAGGCGAGGTCTTCTTCGTCCAGACATTCCGTGAGGCGCTCCCGCTGATCAAGGACGATGCCGTCCGCGAGGACGTCATCGGATTCATCGGTCAGGAGGCGACGCACTCCAGCTCACACCAATCGATCCTCGACTATCTGCAGGAGCAGGGCCTGGACGTGACGCCCTGCACCGAGGGGTTCCGGCGGTTGTTCCGCCAGGTGCTCGGCCAACGCGAATTCAACGATCCGAAGAAGGCGCGTGGCTGGCTCACCGAGCGGGTCGCCATGGTCGCCGCCCTCGAGCATTTCACGTCATGGCTCGGCGACTGGGGCCTGAATGCGCAGGGATGGGACCGCGACCTCGAGCCGCGGGTGCTCGACCTTTTCCGCTGGCACCTCGCCGAGGAGGTCGAGCACCGCCACGTCGCGTTCGATCTGTTCACTCACCTCGACGGGAGCTATTGGCGCCGGGTGCGCGCCTGGGTGGCGGTGTCGCCGGTCCTCGCGCTGCTGTGGGCGCGAGGCACTGCGCACCTGATGTCGGTGGACCCCGAACTGCCGCCTGAGCGGCGCAAGGCTCGGTTGCGCGACGTGCGCCGCGCGTACCGTTCGGGCTACGTCTTCACGCCGTGGGACGCCGTCAAGATGTGGGTGGAATTCCTGCGACCCTCGTACCACCCCCGCAACTACGGCTCGACCAGCCAGGCCGTCGCCTATCTCGCGAGTTCCCCAGCCGCCCGGGCGGCCGTATGACCGACCGCCTCATGGCGTGGCTTGAAACCGCTGTCGCCGGCTACGCCGGGATCGCGTCGCGCCTGCGCACGCGGGACGTCGTCGCGGTCGACCGCGAACTACGGCTCACCGTCACGCGCGCCGAATTGGAGGCCGCCGACGTCATGGGGCTGACTCTTGCGGACCCGGGCGGCGGCCTGCTCCCGGAGTGGACGCCGGGGGCTCACTTGGATGTGGTGCTGCCCTCGGGACTACTGAGGCAATATTCGCTGTGCGGAGATCCTGACGACCGTACCGAGTACCGCATCGCCGTCCGACGGCTCGACTCCGGCGGGGGTGGCTCCGTCGAGATTCACGGCCTGCAGGCCGGCGCACAGATCGTTACGCGCGGGCCCCGCAACGCTTTTCCGTTCGCCTACCCCTTTTTCGCCAGGCGCGACATTCGCAAGGTCGCATTCATCGCAGGCGGCATCGGTATCACCGCGTTGTTGCCGATGATCCGCACCGCGGCCGCGTTGGGCATCGACTGGAGCCTGACGTACGTCGGCCGGGATGAATCGACGATGCCGTTCCTGGCGGAACTCCGCGAGTCGCCGGTTGACCGCCTGCGACTTCGGTATGGCGTCCCGGCTGTATCGGACGTGCTCGCCAACGTCGATGCGCAGACGTCGGTCTATTTCTGCGGGCCGCCATCGTTCCTTGACGATGTCCGCGATGCCCTCGACACCCATCCGCACGCCGGCTTCCACTTCGAGCGGTTCTCTGCGCCCCCGGTCGTCGGCGGCCAGCCGTTCGCAGTGAGGTTCGGGCGCTCAGGCGGCGGGGTGGACGTGCCGGCTGACGCCTCGGCCCTCGCCGCAATCCGCAGCGTGCTGCCTGACGTGCCGTACTCCTGCCAGCAGGGATTCTGCGGCACCTGCCGCGTCGACGTCCTCGAAGGCACGGTCGGCAGGCGCGGTACATCCCAGTTCTTGGATCGCTCCGACAGCATGTTGCTTTGTGTCGATCGCGCGGACTCCGATATCACCATTGATCTTTAAGCCGACCAGCGGCTGGTGCCTGCGAGCGTGCCCACAAATTGCCCACAGTTACGGTCAGCTGCTTTGACCTCCGGTGATGCACTTTCGCCGCTAAGAGGGGTTTTCGCCCCGTCCCGTCGCGGCGCCACAAGAGTTCAATCCTGACAGGGGGCTCGGCCTCCCCGACGTGACGGCAAGGTCAGCCGGCCGGGTCCGGTGATCCCCGATGTCCCAGTCGCTTTCGAGTCTCCGGACCCGCCGCGCCTCTTTCCACAACCAGGCTCCCCCTGCTGCCATCGCCGCCAAGGAGATGCCGGCGGCGATGATCCCCGCCCCGTATCGGAAGTGGGCGAAGCAGGTGAGGCAAATTCCGTACGCCGCCAGACCGACCGCCATCAGCAGCAGCCCGGGCTCTTTGGCCGGACTCTTCAACGTTTGTCCCACCAGCGGGCGACTGGTCCGTTGGTGGTCAACAGGATCGATAGCGGTGAGGTAGCCCACGAGTCCTCCTTGTCAGCCGTCAAAGTACTCCCCTTGACTGCGAAAACAATGAAGGTCAGCCACTATTTACCTGGGCATTCTTTCGGTGGCGCAACGCGGGGGGAAAACCCGTTCCAGCTGCGAAGACGCCGAGCCCTCTACGGGTGGCCCGGGATGGCGTCCAGGCCGCCCTGGATGTCTTGCAGGTTTCCCTGAATGCCTTGCAGCCTTCGCTCGATGGCCTGCAGATCGGAGAGCGCGTTCTGATCGGCCTGTGAGATCTGGTTGGAGGCCGCAGGGCGAGACTGAGGGCAGTACGCGACGATGGCGCCCGCGGTGACGGCGGTGCTCTGGTTGGCGTCCCAGATCGAGTTGCGCTGCACGAATCCGACCGCGTCGGCGAAGTTCGGCTGGTGCGCCAGGAAGTCGCAGACCGCGTGCCCCTGGTTCGTCACGTAGTCCGGGCTGGGAACCGGCACGCCCTCCTGCTTCAGCGCGGCGACGAACGCCGAGTCGGCGACGTTGACCGCCGGGGCGGACGCCTTCGGCGCGACGGTTGCCGAGGGCGCGGCCGGCGGCGGCGGGTTCTCCGGCTGCGCCGACGAATCCTGGCGGTGGAGCGCGAACATCACCACCACCGCGGCGACCACGGCCGCCAGGGACAGGGGCAACGCCGCGAACAGCGTCACCCGACG
This genomic window contains:
- a CDS encoding ketosteroid isomerase family protein encodes the protein MTQTAQSPALTASQSSWRCAQAKDREGWLALMTDDVVIEDPIGKSVTNPDGTGVRGKAAVGEFFDNNIAQNQLTITCEETFPSSSPDEIAHILVLQSRFEGGVTSKVRGVFTYKVNEAGLITNMRGYWNLDVMEFGKED
- a CDS encoding TetR/AcrR family transcriptional regulator, whose amino-acid sequence is MARRRLHALDDLLDAAERLVVSDNPAGFTLRGLATAAGVSNGTIYHAFHSRDELLARLWLRAAARLGAIMNDAVNAATNDSGPDGAHQAVVDTALAPAILTRRYPASAQLFFAQRRDQLFSTDLTAETVAELTQVQERFVALLVLLARGVWDRADRIAVDAITACIVDIPGGMLRRRLLEDRPIDAAIERRMEAAVRAVLAVPLDPPAPRID
- a CDS encoding dihydrofolate reductase family protein, with product MSRVRVHNFSISLDGFGTGIGQSMDAPFGHAAGRLHEWFFATRTFRAMHGEPGGATGVDDALASQWAPGVGAEIMGRNKFGPQRGPWTGGKGGEEWRGWWGTEPPFHTPVFVLTHHPRPSIEMDGGTTFHFIDASPVESLQIARKAAGDSDIRLGGGPTSIRQFLAADLVDHLHIAVVPIILGRGEPLWDGLEGLERRFDAVESVSSPSGVAHLIFTRR
- the phoP gene encoding two-component system response regulator PhoP, with protein sequence MTSTTPSDTKPEARILVVDDEANIVELLSVSLKFQGFEVYTATNGAQALDRAREARPDAVILDVMMPGMDGFGVLRRLRADGIDAPALFLTARDSLQDKIAGLTLGGDDYVTKPFSLEEVVARLRVILRRAGKGGAEPRSARLTFADIELDEETHEVWKAGQPVSLSPTEFTLLRYFVINAGTVLSKPKILDHVWRYDFGGDVNVVESYVSYLRRKIDTGEKRLLHTLRGVGYVLREPR
- a CDS encoding DUF732 domain-containing protein: MRDREKIDSELRLIALRRQAIREQGGRPSSLEADALLDEILAHGAGSSEPVAFDAWETEVLAAAPSLERKTRALASRRRKVAALRRVTLFAALPLSLAAVVAAVVVMFALHRQDSSAQPENPPPPAAPSATVAPKASAPAVNVADSAFVAALKQEGVPVPSPDYVTNQGHAVCDFLAHQPNFADAVGFVQRNSIWDANQSTAVTAGAIVAYCPQSRPAASNQISQADQNALSDLQAIERRLQGIQGNLQDIQGGLDAIPGHP
- a CDS encoding PDR/VanB family oxidoreductase encodes the protein MTDRLMAWLETAVAGYAGIASRLRTRDVVAVDRELRLTVTRAELEAADVMGLTLADPGGGLLPEWTPGAHLDVVLPSGLLRQYSLCGDPDDRTEYRIAVRRLDSGGGGSVEIHGLQAGAQIVTRGPRNAFPFAYPFFARRDIRKVAFIAGGIGITALLPMIRTAAALGIDWSLTYVGRDESTMPFLAELRESPVDRLRLRYGVPAVSDVLANVDAQTSVYFCGPPSFLDDVRDALDTHPHAGFHFERFSAPPVVGGQPFAVRFGRSGGGVDVPADASALAAIRSVLPDVPYSCQQGFCGTCRVDVLEGTVGRRGTSQFLDRSDSMLLCVDRADSDITIDL
- a CDS encoding HIT family protein, with translation MASIFTKIINRELPGRFVYEDDDVVAFLTIEPMTQGHTLVVPRAELDNWQDVDGPAFARVMEVSQLIGKAVCKAFRTERSGLIIAGLEVPHLHVHVFPTRSLSDFGFANVDRNPSAESLDEAQAKIKAALAQLA
- a CDS encoding metal-dependent hydrolase translates to MNDSRKVALAPRHVSWDWSGLPMHFMGGDPMGTHIANGMNMLLPEGEVFFVQTFREALPLIKDDAVREDVIGFIGQEATHSSSHQSILDYLQEQGLDVTPCTEGFRRLFRQVLGQREFNDPKKARGWLTERVAMVAALEHFTSWLGDWGLNAQGWDRDLEPRVLDLFRWHLAEEVEHRHVAFDLFTHLDGSYWRRVRAWVAVSPVLALLWARGTAHLMSVDPELPPERRKARLRDVRRAYRSGYVFTPWDAVKMWVEFLRPSYHPRNYGSTSQAVAYLASSPAARAAV
- a CDS encoding alpha/beta fold hydrolase, which codes for MSARPTDILTRPDDVNLGIYRYGDPSHPTVVLVHGFPDDHRVWDGVVARLAEDHHVVTYDVRGAGTSSKPRRIADYRLDALAADLQAVIDHVDDGGGVHLVGHDWGSVQGWHLVTDPGHRGVLSYTSISGPCVDHLPGWIRRRVRDGRWQDVVALWKSPIYMGLLQIPLLAPLLCRLGLVDLSVAAAVKVFERPDDDAESATGRSARANGAAVRMYAANLLPRLARAERGGTEVPVQILTPTSDVFIPPVSQTDPHPDVHTVHISPVTGGHWAPAHNPSGIASAVVAWIVRWQPRLPERLQR
- a CDS encoding FAD-dependent oxidoreductase, producing MIPSYLTGRPSAEISPQQLTAVFDLFKAAARRAVEAGYDGIELHAAHGYMLLGSFLAPQRNRRTDDYRGDSARGRVRVVLEALAAIRSEIGDALPITLRISGYERVAGGRAIYETARLAPELVAAGVDAFHVSGGVIDRLVTGMVNGADDGDELNVGAAAAVKQAVDVPVIAVGRIHDPARAERILADGRADFIAMGRPLLADPDLPRKIASGEAHRIRKCISCENCIDAMEQRFSVDCAVNPRTGKERQLSAVRADRAKRVVVIGGGPAGLEAARVAAERGHHVTLFERGAQLGGALRWASVLHPENQPFLRYLCDEVRASSTEVRLGHPASVHDVVATAPDAVVVATGGRVVVPPIPGADRAHVHTGPGLRELLGGRAPSGAPAWQRIGASALSGWPQRLVRPAAIRFASRAWMPIGRRVVIVGGDLVALELAEFLAGRGRLVAVLEAGKDIAPEVGNKRKTEHMDRLDRLGVTVHVRAATERITADAVEFTPAGGTTRRLAADSVVLAGTVEPDTALFDAIVEALPGAEVHAAGDCTGLGLIRKATEDGARAACAI
- a CDS encoding SRPBCC family protein yields the protein MYTLHVTKMIAAPIDEVFDAYTDHERLSEVFGVRSCRVTRPGDTERNGLGAVRELDCGPIRLCEEITGFERPHRMQYRIRDSRPRADHRYGQVDFIETAQGTQVTWTTIFGIQAPLIGKVLDPAFGIGFGVAFRLVLRNVERRVLTARNVDASRGGAHLASHRPAQRRP